A section of the Saccopteryx leptura isolate mSacLep1 chromosome 6, mSacLep1_pri_phased_curated, whole genome shotgun sequence genome encodes:
- the LOC136407651 gene encoding bcl-2-like protein 2 isoform X2, with translation MATPASAPDTRALVADFVGYKLRQKGYVCGAGPGEGPAADPLHQAMRAAGDEFETRFRRTFSDLAAQLHVTPGSAQQRFTQVSDELFQGGPNWGRLVAFFVFGAALCAESVNKEMEPLVGQVQEWMVAYLETRLADWIHSSGGWAEFTALYGDGALEEARRLREGNWASVRTVLTGAVALGALVTVGAFFASK, from the exons ATGGcgaccccagcctcagccccagacaCACGGGCTCTGGTGGCAGACTTTGTAGGCTATAAGCTGAGGCAGAAGGGTTATGTTTGTGGAGCCGGCCCTGGGGAGGGCCCAGCAGCTGACCCGCTGCACCAAGCTATGCGGGCAGCTGGAGATGAGTTTGAGACACGCTTCCGTCGCACCTTCTCTGATCTGGCGGCTCAGCTGCATGTGACCCCGGGCTCAGCCCAACAACGCTTCACCCAGGTTTCTGATGAACTCTTCCAAGGGGGCCCCAACTGGGGCCGCCTTGTGGCCTTCTTTGTCTTTGGAGCTGCTCTTTGTGCTGAGAGTGTCAACAAGGAGATGGAACCACTTGTGGGACAAGTGCAGGAGTGGATGGTGGCCTACCTGGAGACACGGCTGGCTGACTGGATCCACAGCAGTGGGGGCTGG GCGGAGTTCACAGCTCTATACGGGGACGGGGCCCTGGAGGAGGCTCGgcgcctgcgggaggggaactgGGCCTCAGTGAGGACAGTGCTGACGGGGGCCGTGGCACTGGGGGCCCTGGTAACTGTAGGGGCCTTTTTTGCTAGCAAGTGA